A window of the Candidatus Binataceae bacterium genome harbors these coding sequences:
- a CDS encoding thioesterase family protein, whose product MRPIPVGTKGSHTIIVEKKDLAGTMEPSLPPVMATCVMSLMMELAAIDAMQPYLEPGEMSVGAVINVQHLAATPEGHKVTAWAEVTKVDGRRIEFVVRANDDIDEIGTGTHIRAVADRAKFNERLKKKIKKA is encoded by the coding sequence ATGCGACCGATACCGGTGGGAACCAAGGGCAGCCACACTATCATCGTGGAAAAGAAGGACCTGGCGGGCACGATGGAGCCCTCGCTGCCGCCGGTGATGGCCACCTGCGTGATGAGCCTGATGATGGAGTTGGCCGCGATCGACGCGATGCAGCCTTACCTCGAGCCCGGCGAGATGTCGGTCGGGGCCGTGATCAACGTGCAGCATCTTGCCGCCACGCCCGAGGGGCACAAGGTCACCGCCTGGGCCGAAGTAACCAAGGTCGACGGCCGGCGCATCGAGTTCGTCGTGCGCGCGAATGACGATATCGACGAGATCGGGACTGGAACGCATATCCGCGCAGTCGCCGATCGCGCGAAGTTCAACGAGCGGCTGAAAAAGAAAATCAAGAAGGCATGA
- a CDS encoding DsbA family protein: MADGVETIKLYYDFKSPFTYLAMEPAYKLEETHRVRLRFIPLELAIREAYGGELEQRAQRDWDKVRYLYMDMRRFANERAMIVRGPQKIFDSRLALISGLYADRHGRFRPYADRVFERFFKRELNIEDFDALAAVMAEAGLDYAGFRDYAEGDGPADLRAAAAEAERDGVFGVPTFNVAGELFWGNDRVDWVIKKLDRMKLRRTRAA; this comes from the coding sequence ATGGCTGATGGCGTCGAAACGATAAAACTTTATTACGACTTCAAGAGCCCGTTTACGTACCTCGCGATGGAGCCGGCGTACAAGCTCGAAGAGACCCATCGCGTGCGCCTGCGCTTCATCCCGCTCGAGCTCGCGATCCGCGAGGCGTACGGCGGCGAGCTCGAGCAGCGCGCGCAGCGCGACTGGGATAAGGTGCGGTACCTTTACATGGACATGCGCCGCTTCGCCAACGAACGCGCGATGATCGTCCGCGGCCCGCAGAAGATTTTCGACTCGCGGCTTGCGCTGATAAGCGGGCTCTATGCCGATCGCCACGGACGCTTTCGGCCATACGCAGACCGCGTCTTCGAGCGCTTCTTCAAGCGCGAACTCAATATCGAGGACTTCGATGCGCTGGCCGCTGTGATGGCCGAGGCGGGACTCGACTACGCCGGCTTCCGCGACTATGCCGAAGGCGACGGTCCTGCCGACTTGCGGGCCGCGGCGGCTGAAGCCGAGCGCGACGGTGTGTTCGGCGTGCCCACCTTCAACGTCGCAGGCGAGCTTTTTTGGGGCAACGATCGCGTCGATTGGGTGATCAAAAAGCTCGACCGGATGAAGCTTCGGCGCACGCGCGCCGCGTAA
- a CDS encoding MaoC family dehydratase, with amino-acid sequence MELTSVFDPSEVYVGRDYGGAEYEITADLIERYIAGTGDDNPWYRGPSPLGGPVAPALIVHSAVFHTHSWYLPNVYGNLHARQEFDFFAPVMVGERLRSRSVIAERYAKRDREYVVNETLIFDSAGRMVTRGRTHQSFLMPERADGSYAVDKSRERDAARTFKVGEHGGEPIESPMIHVSEAMCMAFSGPAINYHTDREAARKLGFPEIVVQGMLSVCLAGAMMTRRFGVGFLCGGRFDLRLVNVLWANETTAARGRILERRPEGARTRAEVEVWCEKSDGTRTVVGSGSALEL; translated from the coding sequence ATGGAACTGACGAGCGTGTTTGATCCGAGCGAAGTTTACGTGGGCCGTGATTACGGTGGCGCCGAATACGAAATAACTGCGGACCTCATCGAGCGCTATATCGCGGGCACCGGCGACGACAACCCCTGGTATCGCGGGCCCTCGCCGCTCGGCGGCCCGGTGGCGCCTGCGCTGATCGTACATTCGGCGGTCTTCCATACCCATTCCTGGTACCTGCCCAATGTTTACGGCAACCTGCACGCGCGCCAGGAGTTCGATTTTTTCGCGCCGGTGATGGTCGGTGAGCGGCTGCGCTCGCGCTCGGTCATCGCCGAGCGCTACGCCAAGCGCGACCGCGAATACGTGGTCAACGAAACCCTGATCTTCGACTCCGCGGGCCGCATGGTGACGCGCGGCCGTACGCATCAGAGCTTCCTGATGCCGGAGCGCGCGGACGGCTCGTACGCGGTGGACAAGTCGCGCGAGCGCGACGCCGCCCGCACGTTCAAGGTCGGCGAACACGGCGGCGAACCGATCGAATCGCCGATGATTCACGTGAGCGAAGCGATGTGCATGGCGTTCTCCGGGCCGGCGATCAACTACCACACCGATCGCGAAGCGGCGCGCAAGCTCGGCTTTCCCGAGATCGTGGTGCAGGGAATGCTGTCGGTGTGTCTGGCGGGCGCGATGATGACGCGGCGCTTCGGCGTGGGGTTCCTCTGTGGCGGACGCTTCGATCTGCGGCTGGTCAACGTGCTCTGGGCCAACGAAACCACCGCCGCCCGCGGACGCATCCTGGAGCGTCGGCCGGAAGGCGCGCGCACGCGAGCCGAAGTTGAGGTATGGTGCGAAAAATCCGACGGCACCAGGACGGTGGTCGGCTCAGGCAGCGCGCTCGAACTCTGA